A genomic stretch from Rhodomicrobium vannielii ATCC 17100 includes:
- a CDS encoding tetratricopeptide repeat protein, with protein MKISKVMRALRVLSIPLLFCGVAIGMVALQTGLQPRRGATVAPAPASASLAPFPGAQAATAFPQTKYGDLAAAADKGDLAARVELGRRFATGNGVKKSESRAAEYFQRIIAEFSETGSRDARAPLIASAFLQMARLYEQGIAEADIDPDPAYAFSLVHHAASYLADPAAQFELARLLTEGEGVTKNTRAAAQWLLSASRKGYAPAQATLGEILWKGRDGVKRVPGDGLGLLAIAHRNASNEDKAWVGRIFESARAEAAPSEILEANAFIVQEASAARFPVSSDILINGGTRDEASAATAPVAPSAATPLTQQSLTTPLVGTPIKGTSKALTELDATPMSVSEEGTPHYSVDQKESGSAGIIEMYRARSTDARSDLPSSVKLAGVDE; from the coding sequence ATGAAGATCTCTAAAGTAATGCGCGCTCTCAGGGTGTTATCCATTCCACTGCTGTTTTGCGGCGTCGCCATAGGCATGGTCGCCTTGCAGACCGGCTTGCAGCCCAGACGCGGCGCCACCGTGGCACCCGCGCCGGCATCGGCTTCGCTCGCGCCGTTTCCCGGAGCGCAAGCCGCGACAGCATTTCCGCAGACCAAATATGGCGACCTCGCCGCCGCCGCCGACAAGGGCGACCTTGCCGCGCGAGTCGAACTCGGCCGGCGCTTCGCAACTGGCAATGGCGTCAAGAAGAGCGAGAGCCGCGCCGCCGAATATTTCCAGCGCATCATCGCAGAATTCAGCGAAACCGGCTCGCGCGACGCACGTGCTCCGCTCATCGCCTCGGCCTTCCTCCAGATGGCGCGGCTTTATGAACAGGGCATAGCCGAAGCGGATATCGATCCCGATCCGGCCTACGCCTTCAGCCTCGTGCACCACGCCGCAAGCTATCTCGCAGATCCCGCTGCCCAGTTCGAGCTGGCGAGGCTTCTCACCGAAGGAGAAGGCGTCACCAAGAACACGCGTGCCGCCGCTCAATGGCTTCTGTCTGCGAGCCGCAAGGGCTATGCGCCCGCTCAGGCGACGCTTGGCGAGATCCTCTGGAAGGGCCGGGATGGCGTGAAGCGGGTGCCCGGCGACGGATTGGGATTGCTGGCGATCGCGCACCGCAACGCCTCGAACGAAGACAAGGCTTGGGTGGGTCGGATCTTTGAAAGCGCGCGCGCCGAAGCTGCGCCGAGCGAAATTCTCGAAGCGAACGCTTTCATCGTGCAGGAGGCGAGCGCCGCGCGTTTCCCGGTGTCGAGCGACATCCTGATCAACGGTGGCACGCGCGATGAGGCGTCGGCCGCTACCGCGCCGGTCGCGCCTTCCGCCGCTACGCCTCTGACGCAGCAATCGCTCACGACACCGCTGGTCGGCACGCCGATCAAGGGTACGTCGAAAGCGCTGACCGAGCTTGACGCCACGCCGATGTCTGTCTCCGAAGAGGGGACGCCGCATTACAGCGTCGATCAGAAGGAAAGCGGGTCTGCCGGTATTATCGAGATGTACCGCGCACGCTCGACGGATGCGCGCAGCGACTTGCCATCCAGCGTCAAAT